One part of the Aspergillus luchuensis IFO 4308 DNA, chromosome 5, nearly complete sequence genome encodes these proteins:
- a CDS encoding thiamine-triphosphatase (COG:S;~EggNog:ENOG410PPA6;~InterPro:IPR012177,IPR039582,IPR023577,IPR033469;~PFAM:PF01928;~go_function: GO:0050333 - thiamin-triphosphatase activity [Evidence IEA];~go_process: GO:0006772 - thiamine metabolic process [Evidence IEA]) → MSELVELLLPRLRPVGPPFDYALWSLFAPSSMAPSRLLTLEVERKFSRLAVQPLTLAGGHPPFRSLRYLGLRSMHDIYYDLDGLLSSKGIWVRKRDGDWEAKIKDGGNFQNSRFMEMRNPEEISRHLQLYTGISQTELTNFGLRELASFTTFRQSWVVDDDFTIVQDTVDFDNHTVGEVELQCTLPRSPSSIRTTEEERALRLEEMDSRIRRFMTRYAWAFHVGQPKGKLAAFLERISN, encoded by the exons ATGTCGGAACTAGTCGAGCTCCTATT GCCTAGGCTGCGCCCCGTTGGCCCACCATTTGATTACGCCTTGTGGTCTCTCTTCGCCCCCTCCTCGATGGCCCCCTCCAGGCTGCTCACCTTAGAGGTAGAACGCAAGTTCAGCCGACTTGCCGTGCAGCCATTGACTCTTGCCGGAGGGCACCCGCCATTTCGAAGTCTGCGGTACTTGGGTTTACGCTCCATGCACGATATATACTACGATTTAGATGGCCTGCTATCCTCGAAAGGCATTTGGGTCCGCAAGAGGGACGGTGACTGGGAAGCCAAAATAAAAGATGGCGGAAATTTCCAGAATTCTAGGTTCATGGAGATGCGCAACCCAGAAGAAATCTCTCGTCACCTGCAACTTTATACGGGTATTAGCCAAACGGAACTCACCAACTTTGGACTACGGGAGTTGGCTTCCTTCACAACATTTCGGCAAAGCTGGGTCGTCGACGATGACTTCACAATTGTTCAAGACACCGTGGATTTCGACAATCACACGGTCGGGGAAGTTGAGCTGCAATGTACTCTCCCAAGGAGTCCTAGTTCTATCCGTACTACCGAGGAAGAACGCGCTCTGagactggaggagatggactCCCGGATCCGCAGATTCATGACTCGTTATGCATGGGCATTTCATGTGGGTCAACCGAAGGGCAAACTTGCAGCATTCCTCGAGAGGATATCAAACTGA
- a CDS encoding uncharacterized protein (COG:S;~EggNog:ENOG410Q2FG) — protein MQNTKTLLEALPGEIFCLILDHLHLPAVKEISRVSKLLRERCLPFIFGDVILDFTEESFTRLDNVRESRLCLFVTSLGFELGRAKAVHYTTGFPNFGPVSTAGDVVKPAESMHITFPNAALWVANQSSIGDADMQRAINFLVSFPRLQKVTILIQKQDDASVPLQDPLGLYTLCQYRKYNVTQVCTLARGISSSRQQGLDLRGICLSNLFYPAFSTNSERSELAECLEHLLRDIPSIQVAGDGFPIELLCRRSIGLQQLDLKSLRMSFGTLKSFLHTNSQSVRILEIFDVVLTQMPDCGPHSLPIKQLLTRG, from the exons ATGCAGAACACGAAAACATTGTTGGAGGCTTTACCAGGAGAGATTTTTTGCCTGATCCtggaccatcttcacctcccagCGGTAAAAGAGATTTCGCGCGTGAGCAAGCTTCTCAGAGAGCGGTGTTTGCCATTTATCTTTGGCGATGTCATTCTGGACTTTACAGAAGAGAGCTTTACCCGCTTGGACAATGTCAGAGAATCCCGATTATGTCTTTTTGTCACGTCTCTAGGGTTTGAGTTAGGCAGAGCCAAAGCAG TGCATTATACCACCGGCTTTCCCAATTTTGGGCCAGTGAGCACCGCCGGGGACGTGGTAAAACCCGCGGAGAGCATGCATATCACATTCCCTAATGCGGCCCTCTGGGTTGCGAATCAGTCCAGCATCGGCGACGCCGACATGCAGCGAGCCATCAATTTTCTAGTGTCTTTCCCTCGGTTACAGAAAGTAACAATCCTTATCCAGAAACAGGATGACGCAAGCGTACCACTCCAAGATCCACTAGGTTTATACACACTATGTCAGTACAGGAAGTACAATGTGACTCAGGTCTGTACCCTTGCCAGGGGTATCAGCAGCTCCAGGCAGCAAGGTCTCGACTTGAGAGGCATTTGCCTTTCCAACCTGTTTTACCCCGCTTTCTCGACCAATAGTGAGCGCAGCGAGCTGGCAGAGTGCCTTGAGCATCTCCTCCGGGATATTCCGTCCATACAGGTTGCTGGCGATGGCTTTCCAATCGAACTTCTCTGTCGGCGCAGCATCGGTCTCCAACAGCTCGACTTGAAATCTCTGAGGATGTCATTTGGCACGCTGAAAAGCTTCCTTCACACCAACTCTCAATCTGTCCGTATCTTGGAAATATTTGATGTGGTTCTCACTCAGATGCCTGATTGCGGACCACATTCTCTGCCAATAAAGCAACTTTTAACAAGAGGCTAG
- a CDS encoding uncharacterized protein (COG:S;~EggNog:ENOG410PHAM;~InterPro:IPR029057,IPR000836,IPR027417,IPR036412, IPR023214;~PFAM:PF12710,PF14681,PF13207;~go_process: GO:0009116 - nucleoside metabolic process [Evidence IEA]), producing MNNTSHCSREGSSRCKPHEAVVVGLYGISGVGKSFLIDRLKRELGEELFNYHEGSAVIADIVPGGLEAFQSLEGGEKACWRKQAIETIRRTSIETGKIAVVTGHFMFYSEQGALETVLTESDLKVFTHILYLDEPANVVWQRRQQDTKKYRVELPVRAIQQWIEAEKTSLRQLCYDHSILFCLVLSENVVGIKTLLLDFQKHNETHNLSVAMDFLDASLRFSHTNLIDTFLVLDGDRTLTAEDTGDMLWRAYKPRQNDMTPLKVIFSSHLRYSYAAFRQVSLLYEQSFDDDEFDEICTRVASSVELYPEMLSLLRDAQSKEHIGAVIVTCGLRAVWTKILDKIGLSRKVVVIGGGRISDGFAVTPGVKAAIVDRLKEVYCTYVWAFGDSPLDLDMLSRADEAIVVVGDVSTRSQSMETELAMAIDSGRLRARQLLLPEGIPSRLDAERLPTVRLESLMSSIDFRFCVSHSTDTNAAKLLATATRDARISGPLLREAHRRVGYYLSITHLSDLLGLETIQIPHVQGHTTDGFQLFQESRTAIIALMRGGEPMAFGVSDAFPNAMFLHARCAADIEETHLKDRNAVILVDSVINTGKSVLQMAQHIREINTAIQIAVVAGVVQKEAVSVRSPLHAFAREGNFNLVALRLSVNKYSGRGSTDTGNRLFSTVHLA from the coding sequence ATGAATAACACTAGCCATTGTTCACGCGAGGGCAGCAGCCGTTGTAAGCCTCATGAAGCAGTGGTTGTTGGTCTTTATGGAATATCAGGGGTGGGAAAATCATTTCTAATTGATCGACTGAAACGAGAACTGGGTGAAGAATTATTCAACTACCATGAAGGCTCCGCTGTTATTGCCGATATCGTACCTGGTGGACTTGAGGCCTTCCAGTCGctagagggaggagaaaaagcctGCTGGCGCAAGCAGGCCATTGAAACCATCAGAAGAACGTCAATCGAAACGGGAAAAATTGCCGTCGTCACCGGGCATTTTATGTTTTACTCTGAGCAAGGTGCCCTGGAAACGGTTCTCACAGAGAGCGACCTTAAGGTCTTCACACACATACTGTATCTGGATGAGCCCGCCAACGTAGTGTGGCAGCGGCGCCAGCAGGACACGAAAAAGTACAGGGTGGAGCTGCCTGTTCGCGCGATCCAGCAATGGATTGAGGCCGAGAAAACGTCTTTGCGTCAGCTTTGCTACGACCACAGTATCCTATTCTGTCTGGTGTTATCGGAAAATGTTGTTGGAATAAAGACTCTTTTGTTGGATTTTCAGAAGCACAACGAGACCCACAACTTGAGCGTAGCGATGGACTTTCTTGATGCTTCCTTGCGCTTTAGTCATACCAATTTGATCGACACTTTCCTAGTCCTGGACGGAGACAGAACCTTGACTGCTGAGGATACTGGAGACATGTTGTGGAGGGCATATAAACCCCGACAAAACGATATGACACCATTAAAGGTTATCTTCAGCAGCCATCTGAGATATTCATATGCCGCGTTCCGCCAGGTATCATTGCTCTATGAGCAGTCATTTGACGACGACGAATTTGATGAGATCTGTACGCGCGTGGCGTCTTCAGTCGAATTGTATCCCGAAATGCTTTCGTTACTACGCGATGCCCAATCTAAAGAGCATATTGGTGCAGTGATCGTGACCTGCGGATTGCGTGCAGTGTGGACTAAGATTCTCGATAAGATTGGTCTCTCTCGCAAGGTTGTCGTCATCGGAGGTGGTCGCATTTCAGACGGATTCGCTGTCACCCCTGGTGTGAAGGCGGCAATAGTGGACCGTCTCAAAGAAGTGTACTGCACGTATGTCTGGGCTTTCGGTGATAGCCCGCTCGATCTTGACATGCTGAGCAGAGCTGATGAAgctattgttgttgtgggggaCGTTAGCACCAGAAGCCAATCAATGGAGACTGAACTAGCAATGGCTATCGATAGTGGTCGACTGCGCGCGCGCCAATTACTCCTACCGGAAGGGATACCATCACGCCTAGACGCCGAAAGGCTTCCTACAGTTCGACTGGAGTCACTGATGAGCTCAATTGACTTCCGATTCTGTGTGTCCCACAGTACGGATACAAATGCAGCCAAGCTATTAGCGACGGCTACGCGGGACGCCAGAATTAGTGGTCCTCTTCTCAGAGAAGCGCATCGACGCGTTGGATACTACTTATCAATAACCCACCTGTCTGACCTACTAGGCCTCGAGACGATTCAGATACCTCACGTGCAGGGGCATACTACTGACGGGttccagctcttccaagAGTCGAGGACAGCAATAATAGCACTGATGCGGGGAGGGGAGCCAATGGCCTTCGGGGTTAGTGATGCATTTCCGAATGCGATGTTCCTACACGCTCGTTGTGCGGCGGACATTGAGGAAACACATTTGAAAGACAGGAACGCTGTCATACTTGTAGATTCAGTCATTAATACCGGAAAGTCTGTCTTGCAAATGGCGCAGCATATCCGTGAGATCAATACAGCCATCCAGATTGCGGTAGTCGCTGGTGTGGTTCAGAAGGAGGCTGTATCTGTTCGCAGTCCACTTCACGCTTTCGCGCGCGAGGGGAATTTCAACCTTGTTGCCCTTCGTCTCTCGGTCAACAAATACTCAGGCAGGGGCTCGACGGATACTGGAAACAGACTCTTCAGCACAGTACACTTGGCGTGA